Proteins encoded by one window of Winogradskyella sp. PG-2:
- a CDS encoding DUF6624 domain-containing protein — MNKGKTIILILGISVIISCKQKENSQISEIETWKLGWRMIENSMEENYEIANLQFDSLRNITDKIDRKYLLTGLKSKNKIGKNDEIIQILSTQNENMLREICASEFLSNFEICNSIPKEKVENENLQNELIKMYVDDQAVRNNLMQNIIDKYNIDTTEITKDGGVEVDERNRNRLKEIIGEFGFPTKKLVGKDAIQGVFFIIQHSDGDKEWQKSQLPNIERTVENGDLEGQKYAYLYDRIKINSGEKQFYGTQFSNVDPVNKTVELADTENVEDLDKRRMKIGMMPIGMYKKYMLKNL; from the coding sequence ATGAACAAAGGAAAAACTATAATTTTAATTTTAGGAATTAGTGTAATAATCTCTTGTAAACAAAAAGAAAACTCTCAAATATCCGAGATTGAAACCTGGAAATTAGGTTGGCGGATGATAGAAAATTCAATGGAAGAGAATTATGAAATTGCAAATTTACAATTCGATTCATTGAGGAATATTACTGATAAAATTGACAGAAAATATCTTTTAACAGGTCTTAAATCAAAAAATAAAATTGGTAAGAATGACGAAATAATTCAAATATTAAGTACCCAAAATGAAAATATGTTGAGAGAAATTTGCGCATCCGAATTTCTATCAAATTTTGAAATTTGCAATAGTATTCCAAAAGAAAAAGTAGAGAACGAAAATTTGCAAAATGAACTAATTAAAATGTATGTAGATGACCAAGCTGTTAGAAATAATCTAATGCAAAACATTATTGATAAATATAACATTGACACAACAGAGATTACCAAAGATGGTGGAGTTGAAGTTGATGAACGAAATAGAAATAGACTTAAAGAAATTATTGGAGAGTTTGGTTTTCCTACCAAAAAATTAGTTGGAAAAGATGCTATTCAAGGAGTGTTTTTTATTATTCAGCATAGTGATGGAGATAAAGAATGGCAGAAATCTCAACTGCCAAATATAGAAAGAACAGTAGAAAACGGAGATTTAGAAGGTCAAAAGTATGCTTATTTATATGACAGAATTAAAATTAATAGTGGAGAAAAGCAATTTTACGGAACTCAATTTTCAAATGTTGACCCAGTAAATAAAACGGTAGAATTAGCAGATACGGAAAATGTTGAGGATTTGGATAAGCGAAGAATGAAAATTGGAATGATGCCAATTGGTATGTATAAAAAGTATATGCTTAAAAATCTATGA
- a CDS encoding ASCH domain-containing protein, translating to MNQKEIGKHSVKALWSSFLEKNPDNKNKEVPISFYFCDNKKDADECAELVVKGIKRATATSLWWFEKNNEKLPKIGDQYIVTDWNGNAKAIIETTKIEQIPYNKITSEFAKIEGEGDKSLEYWKRVHKDYYTREMKPFNEQFDENMIIVCEQFKTIYLK from the coding sequence ATGAATCAAAAAGAAATAGGAAAACATTCTGTTAAAGCCTTATGGAGTAGTTTCCTTGAAAAGAATCCTGACAATAAAAATAAAGAAGTACCAATTTCATTTTATTTTTGTGATAATAAAAAAGACGCGGATGAATGCGCTGAATTGGTTGTAAAAGGAATAAAACGAGCAACAGCAACTTCTCTGTGGTGGTTTGAAAAAAATAATGAAAAATTGCCAAAAATTGGAGACCAGTATATTGTAACAGATTGGAATGGTAATGCTAAAGCTATAATTGAAACTACTAAAATAGAGCAAATCCCATACAATAAAATCACATCTGAATTTGCCAAAATTGAAGGAGAAGGTGACAAATCATTAGAATATTGGAAAAGAGTTCATAAAGATTATTATACAAGAGAAATGAAACCTTTTAATGAACAATTTGACGAAAATATGATAATAGTGTGCGAACAATTTAAGACAATCTACCTGAAATAA
- a CDS encoding mobile mystery protein A, which yields MRNKKKLLIEQLDQKLTNFKDAGMVLVPQKGWVNTIRTTLNMTRDQLGNKLDLTKGAIQKIEEREATGQITINKLKDVGNALNMKFIYGFIPKDGTIESLINLKAEKLARKIVLRTNQNMKLEDQGISEDKIDHSINDLANEIKREMRKSLWD from the coding sequence ATGAGAAACAAGAAAAAACTACTCATAGAACAATTAGACCAAAAACTGACTAATTTTAAAGATGCAGGAATGGTCCTGGTCCCACAAAAAGGATGGGTAAATACTATTAGAACTACTCTTAATATGACAAGAGACCAATTAGGAAACAAACTTGACTTGACTAAAGGAGCTATTCAAAAAATTGAGGAACGTGAAGCTACAGGTCAGATAACCATCAATAAACTAAAGGATGTTGGCAATGCCTTGAATATGAAATTTATCTATGGTTTTATTCCTAAAGATGGGACCATCGAAAGTCTAATCAACTTAAAGGCTGAAAAACTGGCCCGAAAAATTGTTTTAAGGACAAATCAAAATATGAAATTAGAGGACCAAGGAATCAGTGAAGATAAAATTGATCATTCAATAAATGACTTGGCTAATGAAATAAAAAGGGAAATGAGAAAGTCATTATGGGATTAG
- a CDS encoding YybH family protein — translation MNKIQILILISALFTISISQTSCNSTQQDIDEEKEVVNTLNKFLRAFENGDFETMEALMTNDAYIFPRAIMSNDSLGPIDNVNYRRMNGLDPQMKQVINSIRESGKQPPFMKLEPKDLKITILKEAAIVTFHLENGKSLSRRTIVLGENNDTWKIVHIHPSNVVSSEYR, via the coding sequence ATGAATAAAATTCAAATATTGATACTAATAAGTGCATTGTTTACAATAAGTATCTCTCAAACTTCTTGTAATTCAACTCAACAAGACATAGATGAGGAAAAAGAAGTAGTGAATACACTAAATAAATTTCTTCGTGCTTTTGAAAATGGAGATTTTGAAACAATGGAAGCTTTAATGACTAATGACGCCTATATTTTTCCTAGAGCTATAATGTCAAATGATTCATTAGGACCTATTGATAATGTTAATTATAGGCGAATGAATGGGCTTGACCCTCAAATGAAACAGGTTATAAATAGCATACGTGAAAGTGGAAAACAACCACCTTTTATGAAACTCGAACCTAAAGATTTAAAAATTACAATACTTAAAGAAGCAGCAATAGTAACTTTTCATTTAGAAAATGGTAAATCACTTTCAAGGAGAACTATTGTTCTTGGGGAAAACAATGATACATGGAAAATAGTGCATATTCATCCATCAAATGTAGTAAGTTCTGAATATCGTTAA
- a CDS encoding mobile mystery protein B yields the protein MGLDLKYADGQTPLDEDEKKGLKIKSITTQKELDEFEQLNIEKAVEWTIRANLKPEKILTEKFIKDLHKKMYSDVWKWAGEFRKTDKNIGIKWTQIGIELKNLIDDTKYWLENKTYQPKEIAIRFKHRIVAIHCFPNGNGRHSRMMADIIIESIFGKEIFSWHKSNMVRADETRKEYIIALREADNGNIKPLIKFAEN from the coding sequence ATGGGATTAGATTTAAAATACGCAGATGGCCAAACACCTTTAGATGAAGACGAAAAAAAAGGTCTAAAAATAAAATCAATAACAACGCAAAAAGAACTCGATGAATTTGAACAGTTAAATATTGAAAAAGCTGTAGAATGGACTATTCGTGCTAATTTAAAACCTGAAAAAATATTGACTGAAAAGTTTATAAAAGATTTACACAAAAAAATGTACAGCGATGTTTGGAAATGGGCAGGTGAATTTAGAAAGACTGACAAAAACATTGGAATAAAATGGACTCAAATCGGAATAGAACTGAAAAATCTAATTGATGACACTAAATATTGGTTAGAAAATAAGACTTATCAACCTAAAGAAATTGCTATTAGATTTAAACATAGAATCGTAGCAATTCACTGCTTTCCAAATGGAAATGGTAGACACTCAAGAATGATGGCTGATATAATTATTGAATCTATTTTCGGAAAAGAAATTTTCAGCTGGCACAAGTCAAATATGGTTAGAGCGGATGAAACAAGAAAAGAGTATATCATAGCATTAAGAGAAGCTGACAATGGAAATATAAAACCATTAATAAAATTTGCAGAAAACTAA
- a CDS encoding DUF6090 family protein, with protein MIKFFRKIRQNLLMENKTGKYFKYAIGEIILVVIGILIALQINNWNQERLFSNEEKIILKNIHTEFSENKIALKLGLEENNQGSNASITLLNLVGQKREFIQQHNLDSLMYVMLETGSFRPSENTISDLLQSGKLQLIRNERLKNLLYKWTRNLKKTDVSFNRAELKIDNELVPYLSKHYSMKDIDAYGTLQWKSKTLLNIDKLYIFEDIQFENIMDDYLYRVKSAGNNLKELLTIIDKIILETEP; from the coding sequence ATGATAAAATTCTTTAGAAAAATTAGGCAAAACTTGCTTATGGAAAATAAAACTGGAAAGTATTTTAAATACGCAATTGGCGAGATTATTCTTGTCGTTATCGGAATTTTGATAGCACTTCAAATTAATAATTGGAATCAGGAAAGACTGTTTTCAAATGAAGAAAAAATTATTCTAAAAAACATTCACACCGAATTTTCAGAAAATAAAATTGCTTTAAAGTTAGGACTTGAAGAAAACAATCAAGGTTCCAACGCATCCATAACATTATTAAATCTTGTTGGTCAAAAAAGAGAATTTATCCAACAACATAATTTGGATAGTTTAATGTATGTAATGCTAGAAACTGGCTCTTTTAGACCTTCAGAAAACACAATTTCTGACTTGTTACAATCAGGTAAATTACAATTAATAAGAAATGAAAGGTTAAAAAATCTACTTTATAAATGGACAAGAAACCTAAAAAAAACTGATGTCAGTTTTAATCGAGCTGAATTAAAAATTGATAATGAATTAGTACCTTATCTATCAAAACATTACTCTATGAAAGATATTGATGCGTATGGTACTTTACAATGGAAAAGCAAAACACTATTGAATATTGATAAGCTATACATATTTGAAGATATACAGTTTGAAAATATTATGGATGATTATTTATATAGAGTAAAATCAGCGGGAAATAACCTTAAAGAATTACTGACAATTATTGATAAAATCATTTTGGAAACAGAACCATAA
- a CDS encoding S41 family peptidase, with the protein MRQITLLLILLFNFSCTQSQESNIDPVKIEEDLNGILNSISYNYVYLQEKNVDLNCIREYYEALIPNIKSEEEIVLFFEYLLDEFYDSHVHLNTAYNSSFRLSSPVYVTAEEDKIIVSNVWQTQIKNLKYDIIGAELLMINEIDFDKAIEQFPTHCNDKKAINVKEWISNKILAGRYNQPRVLKLKLKNKSIIDFDLDKLEIREEENLLTVDEIDNIGIIRINNSLGKDEIINEFDNALDSLFNTKGLIIDLRNTVNGGDSYEARGIMSRFINQPKPYQRHSFMAKSEGNPDVERSWIEYVSPRKEQYKNPVLILVGRWTGSMGEGLAIGFEGMERGQVVGTEMERLAGEMYGFSFKHQSFGFRLSTAKLFHINGTPREKYVPTNYVKQTTTKKDETLEKGIELINKMTK; encoded by the coding sequence ATGAGACAAATAACTTTATTGTTAATTCTTCTTTTCAATTTTTCTTGCACCCAATCTCAAGAAAGTAATATTGACCCTGTTAAAATAGAGGAAGACTTAAATGGAATCTTAAATAGCATTTCATATAATTACGTTTATCTACAAGAAAAAAACGTAGATCTAAACTGTATCAGAGAATATTACGAAGCATTAATTCCTAATATAAAATCAGAAGAAGAAATTGTGCTTTTTTTTGAATATCTACTAGATGAGTTTTATGATAGTCACGTCCATTTAAACACAGCGTATAATTCTTCTTTTCGTCTTTCTTCACCAGTTTATGTAACGGCAGAAGAGGATAAAATCATTGTTTCAAATGTTTGGCAAACACAAATAAAAAACCTCAAATATGACATAATTGGTGCTGAATTACTAATGATAAATGAAATTGATTTTGATAAAGCTATAGAACAATTCCCAACTCATTGTAATGACAAAAAAGCTATAAATGTCAAAGAGTGGATTTCTAATAAAATATTAGCAGGTCGTTACAATCAACCAAGAGTTTTAAAATTAAAATTAAAAAACAAGAGCATAATTGATTTTGATTTAGACAAATTAGAAATTAGAGAAGAAGAAAATCTTTTAACAGTTGATGAAATAGATAATATTGGTATTATCCGGATAAATAATTCACTTGGGAAAGACGAAATTATCAATGAATTTGATAATGCACTCGATAGTCTATTCAATACTAAAGGGTTAATTATTGATTTAAGAAATACTGTAAATGGTGGCGATTCATATGAGGCACGTGGTATAATGAGTCGGTTTATTAATCAACCCAAACCATATCAAAGACATTCTTTTATGGCAAAATCAGAAGGAAACCCAGATGTTGAAAGAAGTTGGATTGAATACGTAAGCCCAAGAAAAGAGCAATACAAAAATCCAGTCCTGATTTTAGTTGGCAGATGGACAGGTAGTATGGGAGAAGGACTTGCAATTGGTTTTGAGGGAATGGAAAGAGGACAAGTCGTAGGCACGGAAATGGAGCGTTTAGCAGGAGAAATGTATGGGTTTTCATTTAAACATCAAAGTTTTGGTTTTCGCCTTTCAACAGCTAAACTTTTTCATATTAATGGAACACCAAGAGAAAAGTATGTACCCACTAATTATGTGAAACAAACAACAACTAAAAAGGATGAAACCCTTGAAAAAGGAATTGAACTTATTAATAAAATGACGAAATAA